CCGGTACGCGGACCGCATGGCCCGGGCGATGCCGTCCCGGGAGGGGGCGGTGACGTGGTGCGCGTCGCAGCTGAGGGACACGCCGCGCAGCCGCCCGTGCACCCGGGCCGCGCCCGCGCTCGTCCGGCGCAGCACGATCGCGGCGGCTCCGTCGCCCAGGGAGACGTTCCGGCCGTCGCCCTCGTCCGGACGCACCCGCTCCACCAGCCCGTACATGGACTCGGTCAGGACGTCGACCCCGGCGACGATCACGCTCTCCGGGGCGTCGTCGCCCGCCTGTCCCAGCAGGTCGGAGGCGAGGGCCAGGGCGTACAGCGAGGCGGAGCAGCCGTTGGAGAAGGTGTGCGTGACGTCCGCGTTGAAGCGCTCGCGCAGCGCCGCCCCGAAGTTCATCCCCGAGTCGGCGAAGGGGGAGCCGTCCCGCCACCACAGTTCCAGCGAGCGCATCTCCCGCATCCCGGTCCCCACGAGCACCGGGACGCCGCGCAGGTCGTCGCCGAGGCCCGCGTCCTCGGCGGCCTGGCCGACCGCGTCCAGCAGCAGCCGGGTGGCCCGCCCCGGCACGTCCCCGCCGCCGACCGGCCGGTCGTCGACCTCGTAGGCGTGCTGCGCCCTGAACCTGCTCCGGTCGAAGCCGCGCAGCCGGGCCCGGCCGCTGCGGCCCGCGCACACGCTCTCGAAGAGCTCGTCGACGCCGGATCCGACAGCTGCCACGGCGCCCATGCCCACGATGGGGCGGCTGACCGGCTCGCTGCGCACTGCGGTGACCACGCCTCGTGACTCCTTCGGAGAATGGCCGGCCGCTTTCGCGGCGGACGGCACGGCTTGACTGGGGGGGTGGAACGGAGGGTGCCCGGGCGGCCGCGGCAGCTTGCTGCCACCGGCCGCGGGCGCCCGCCTACCTGACCGGCCGCGGCCCCGCGGATCCGGCGCGCGCCGAGGCGTCGCAGAGGCGGGAGGCGCCGTCGATCACGGCTCCCAGCAGGGCCCGGCCGGGTTCCGTGGCGGGCATGCGGGG
This is a stretch of genomic DNA from Streptomyces sp. NBC_00536. It encodes these proteins:
- a CDS encoding 3-oxoacyl-ACP synthase; amino-acid sequence: MGAVAAVGSGVDELFESVCAGRSGRARLRGFDRSRFRAQHAYEVDDRPVGGGDVPGRATRLLLDAVGQAAEDAGLGDDLRGVPVLVGTGMREMRSLELWWRDGSPFADSGMNFGAALRERFNADVTHTFSNGCSASLYALALASDLLGQAGDDAPESVIVAGVDVLTESMYGLVERVRPDEGDGRNVSLGDGAAAIVLRRTSAGAARVHGRLRGVSLSCDAHHVTAPSRDGIARAMRSAYRLAGVRPGDVDLVMLHGGGTLSGDDAEAAALAEVFGADAAGPLMTAVKSMTGQTLGAAGLIDLIVGIRALGEGRVPPVVGPREPAADAPFRFVTGAAAEGQRLNVAQLNAFGLGGINAVAIVEGGP